In the genome of Nocardia terpenica, one region contains:
- a CDS encoding MarR family winged helix-turn-helix transcriptional regulator: MNSGTPDGATQVDGRLGYLLVRSAMRVRQRYLSQLSTLGLLPNQHVILATLHELGPCHQKELATRIGLDTGDLVTYLDGLHTAGAIERTRDPKDRRRQIVSLTPEGRTTLETADRALDILEGVTFGCFSATERALLGEHLARLYRSLST, translated from the coding sequence ATGAATTCCGGAACACCGGACGGCGCAACGCAAGTCGACGGGCGCCTCGGTTATCTACTGGTGCGCTCCGCAATGCGGGTGCGCCAGCGCTATTTGAGTCAGTTATCCACACTGGGCCTGCTGCCGAATCAGCACGTCATTCTCGCCACGCTGCACGAGCTCGGGCCCTGTCATCAGAAGGAGCTCGCAACCCGGATCGGTTTGGACACCGGCGATCTCGTCACCTATCTCGACGGCCTGCATACCGCGGGCGCGATCGAGCGGACCCGCGACCCGAAGGACCGCCGCCGTCAGATCGTGTCGCTGACGCCGGAGGGACGCACCACCCTCGAGACCGCCGATCGTGCCCTCGACATCCTGGAGGGCGTCACCTTCGGCTGCTTCTCCGCAACCGAAAGAGCCCTCCTGGGAGAACATTTGGCCAGACTGTATCGCTCTCTGTCCACTTGA
- a CDS encoding metal-dependent hydrolase encodes MKLLPFRTRRATIDPGEVALHARNVRFDWRDTPLHWMPAEPIASHLINALNLLLPEGERMFCQAFSEAMPLVKDDRLREQMLGFIGQESMHAETHNGVLDEVLSAHGIEVRPYVEQMEYLFRKTLGPREGQDARAEFQTLVERLGFIATLEHFFAFLGDWVLNADLEQFGADPNMADLFRWHGAEEVEHRHVAHDVAAYFGIGYVRRCALMLLVFPIFLSLVVRGTKYLVRQDPSLPDLGYPRLLLRVFGAMWRGALPGVPSLLWSAVSVAQPGYTPESVGSTAQAVAYLAKSPAARALAS; translated from the coding sequence ATGAAGTTACTTCCCTTTCGGACGCGCCGCGCGACGATCGATCCGGGCGAGGTAGCTCTGCACGCCCGCAACGTGCGCTTCGACTGGCGGGACACGCCGCTGCACTGGATGCCCGCCGAGCCGATCGCCTCGCATCTGATCAATGCCCTGAACCTGCTGCTGCCCGAGGGCGAGCGGATGTTCTGTCAGGCGTTCTCCGAGGCCATGCCCCTGGTCAAGGACGACAGGCTGCGCGAGCAGATGCTCGGATTCATCGGCCAGGAGTCGATGCACGCCGAAACCCACAACGGGGTGCTCGACGAGGTGTTGTCCGCGCACGGTATCGAGGTCCGGCCGTATGTGGAGCAGATGGAATACCTGTTCCGCAAAACCCTCGGCCCGCGCGAAGGCCAGGACGCCCGCGCGGAATTCCAGACCCTGGTCGAACGGCTCGGCTTCATCGCGACCCTGGAGCATTTCTTCGCCTTCCTCGGCGACTGGGTGCTCAATGCCGATCTGGAGCAATTCGGCGCCGACCCGAACATGGCGGACCTGTTCCGCTGGCACGGCGCGGAGGAGGTGGAGCACCGCCACGTCGCCCACGATGTCGCCGCCTACTTCGGCATCGGCTACGTGCGCCGCTGCGCGCTCATGCTGCTGGTGTTCCCGATCTTCCTGTCGCTGGTGGTGCGCGGCACCAAATATCTTGTGCGTCAGGATCCTTCGCTGCCCGACCTGGGCTATCCGCGGCTGCTGCTGCGGGTGTTCGGCGCCATGTGGCGGGGCGCGCTGCCGGGTGTGCCGTCGCTGCTGTGGAGCGCGGTCTCGGTCGCGCAGCCCGGCTACACGCCCGAGTCCGTCGGCTCGACGGCGCAGGCGGTGGCCTATCTGGCCAAGTCGCCCGCGGCGCGAGCGCTGGCCTCGTGA
- a CDS encoding PDR/VanB family oxidoreductase: MTVRRPAPAEVPADLYGKRRRDRAIRVFDAVAETRLRWSTLINRREPAGRVDDHRLALTVAERRVEAHDTDVISLLLVAPDGRELPVWWPGAHLDLELPSGLLRQYSLCGDPADRRGYRIAVRRIPDGLGGSVEVHDTLLPGSRVVVRGPRNAFPFVLPGYGSEAARVHFVAGGIGITPILPMIRMAHRLGVDWSMVYTGRSRDTIPFLDEVEGFGHRVTVRTDDRHGLPAAADLLPGVGPDTALYCCGPVPMTAVIAAAVRDMPGVELHSERFSAPPVVDGKPFEIELARTGEVIAVPADRSALQEVLKVRPDAAYSCRQGFCRTCRVRVLDGPVDHRDTVLTPDERADGDMLICVSRCDGERLVIDL; this comes from the coding sequence GTGACCGTCCGTCGACCCGCGCCGGCCGAGGTGCCAGCGGATCTGTACGGAAAGCGGCGGCGCGACAGGGCCATTCGGGTCTTCGACGCGGTCGCCGAGACCCGGTTGCGCTGGAGCACGCTGATCAATCGGCGCGAGCCCGCGGGCCGGGTGGACGATCACCGGCTGGCGCTGACGGTCGCCGAGCGACGGGTCGAGGCGCACGACACCGATGTGATCAGCCTGCTGCTCGTCGCGCCGGACGGGCGGGAACTCCCGGTCTGGTGGCCCGGCGCGCACCTGGATCTGGAGCTGCCGTCCGGGCTGCTGCGGCAGTATTCGCTGTGCGGCGATCCCGCCGACCGCCGCGGCTATCGCATTGCGGTGCGGCGCATTCCGGACGGACTCGGCGGCTCCGTGGAGGTCCACGACACCCTGCTTCCCGGCAGCCGGGTGGTGGTGCGCGGCCCGCGCAACGCGTTCCCCTTCGTGCTGCCGGGCTACGGATCCGAGGCGGCCCGGGTGCATTTCGTGGCCGGTGGCATCGGCATCACGCCGATTCTGCCGATGATCCGGATGGCGCACCGCCTCGGCGTCGACTGGTCCATGGTGTACACCGGCCGCAGCCGCGACACCATCCCGTTCCTGGACGAGGTGGAGGGTTTCGGCCATCGCGTCACGGTGCGCACCGACGACCGGCACGGCCTGCCCGCCGCCGCGGATCTGCTGCCGGGCGTCGGCCCCGACACCGCCCTGTACTGCTGCGGCCCGGTCCCGATGACCGCCGTCATCGCGGCGGCCGTGCGCGACATGCCGGGCGTGGAGCTGCATTCCGAACGGTTCTCGGCCCCGCCGGTGGTGGACGGCAAGCCGTTCGAGATCGAGCTGGCCCGCACCGGCGAGGTGATCGCGGTGCCCGCGGATCGCTCGGCGCTCCAGGAGGTGCTGAAAGTCCGCCCGGACGCCGCGTATTCGTGCCGCCAGGGCTTCTGCCGCACCTGCCGGGTGCGGGTGCTCGACGGCCCGGTCGACCACCGCGACACCGTGCTGACCCCGGACGAGCGGGCCGACGGTGACATGTTGATCTGTGTATCCCGCTGTGACGGTGAACGTTTGGTGATCGACCTGTGA
- a CDS encoding SDR family oxidoreductase — protein sequence MTEPTPDAERTVRSDGFDLAVYEYGDAAAPTVVLVHGWPDDHHLWDRVIPLLAGRFHVVAYDTRGHGRSTRTTRTADYRLDRFAADFFAVAAAVSPDRPVHVLAHDWGSVEMWEAVCEPGAQDRIASFTSVSGPNLDHLGTWMRAKLSRGAAWGPFTQLLSSTYTFLFMTPGLPRVLLRPLSAERVWRRFVGLMNETDAANVTLGPAFREDFFDGMRIYRANILPRLLGPRERRTEVPVQLIIARRDVAVRPAGYADTQRWAPRLWRREVAGGHWLPFSHPELLATATAELVDALDGGPAPRGLRRAEAGRARGRFDDQLVVITGGGSGIGRETALAFARHGAEIVLSDINLDAAKETAELVSAAGGVAHAYSVDVGDEAAMAEHAAAVVAAHGVPDILVNNAGIGQAGDFFETSARDFDRVLRVNLGGVINGCRTFGAAMAERGLGGHIVNLSSMAAYTPQRGFSAYSTSKSAVFMFSDCLRAELAGKGIGVHTVCPGIVHTNIVATTRFSGVSAEEEARKQARYDDLYRKRHYGPDKVAAQIVRAVQNDRAVVPVTPEAHLQYHFHRFAPALARFVAARVKLI from the coding sequence GTGACCGAACCGACTCCCGACGCCGAACGCACCGTCCGCAGTGACGGATTCGACCTCGCCGTCTACGAATACGGCGATGCGGCCGCCCCCACCGTGGTCCTGGTGCACGGCTGGCCCGACGATCATCACCTGTGGGACCGGGTGATTCCGCTGCTGGCCGGGCGCTTTCACGTCGTCGCCTACGACACCCGCGGGCACGGCCGCTCCACGCGCACCACCCGCACCGCGGACTACCGGCTGGACCGGTTCGCGGCCGACTTCTTCGCCGTGGCCGCGGCGGTCAGCCCGGACCGGCCGGTGCACGTGCTCGCGCACGACTGGGGATCGGTGGAAATGTGGGAGGCGGTGTGTGAGCCGGGCGCGCAGGACCGTATCGCGTCGTTCACCTCGGTGTCGGGACCGAACCTCGATCATCTCGGAACGTGGATGCGCGCCAAGCTGTCTCGCGGCGCGGCGTGGGGTCCGTTCACGCAGCTGCTGTCGTCGACCTACACGTTCCTGTTCATGACGCCCGGGCTGCCGCGGGTGCTGCTGCGGCCGCTGTCGGCGGAGCGGGTGTGGCGGCGGTTCGTCGGGCTGATGAACGAGACCGACGCCGCGAACGTGACACTGGGCCCGGCTTTTCGCGAGGACTTCTTCGACGGGATGCGGATCTATCGCGCGAATATCCTGCCGCGCCTGCTGGGTCCGCGCGAACGCCGCACCGAGGTGCCGGTGCAGCTGATCATCGCCCGCCGCGACGTGGCGGTGCGGCCCGCCGGATACGCCGACACCCAGCGGTGGGCGCCGCGGCTATGGCGGCGGGAGGTCGCGGGCGGGCACTGGCTGCCGTTCTCGCATCCGGAGCTGTTGGCCACGGCCACAGCCGAACTCGTCGACGCCCTGGACGGCGGCCCGGCGCCGCGCGGGCTGCGGCGGGCCGAGGCCGGTCGTGCGCGCGGTCGTTTCGACGATCAGCTGGTGGTGATCACCGGCGGCGGCAGCGGCATCGGGCGCGAGACCGCGCTGGCCTTCGCGCGGCACGGGGCCGAGATCGTGCTGTCGGACATCAATCTGGACGCGGCGAAGGAGACCGCCGAACTCGTCTCGGCCGCAGGCGGTGTCGCGCACGCCTACAGCGTCGATGTCGGTGACGAGGCGGCGATGGCCGAGCACGCGGCCGCGGTCGTCGCCGCGCACGGGGTGCCCGACATCCTGGTCAACAATGCCGGAATCGGCCAGGCGGGCGACTTTTTCGAGACGTCCGCGCGCGATTTCGATCGGGTGCTGCGGGTGAATCTGGGCGGTGTGATCAACGGCTGCCGCACCTTCGGCGCGGCCATGGCCGAGCGCGGCCTCGGCGGGCACATCGTGAATCTGTCGAGTATGGCCGCCTATACGCCGCAGCGCGGGTTCAGCGCCTACTCCACCAGCAAGTCTGCGGTCTTCATGTTCTCCGACTGCCTGCGGGCCGAGCTGGCGGGCAAGGGAATCGGCGTGCACACCGTCTGCCCGGGCATCGTGCACACCAATATCGTTGCCACCACCCGATTCTCCGGCGTCTCCGCGGAGGAGGAGGCGCGCAAGCAGGCCCGCTACGACGACCTCTACCGCAAGCGCCACTACGGGCCGGACAAGGTCGCCGCGCAGATCGTCCGCGCCGTGCAGAACGACCGCGCCGTCGTCCCCGTCACCCCGGAAGCCCACCTGCAGTACCACTTCCACCGCTTCGCCCCGGCCCTCGCCCGCTTCGTCGCGGCCCGCGTGAAGCTGATCTGA